One Streptomyces sp. CNQ-509 DNA window includes the following coding sequences:
- the recR gene encoding recombination mediator RecR — protein MYEGVVQDLIDELGRLPGVGPKSAQRIAFHILQAEPADVRRLAHALTEVKEKVRFCAVCGNVAQEEHCRICADPRRDPAVLCVVEEPKDVVAIERTREFRGRYHVLGGAISPIEGVGPDDLRIRELLARLADGAVTELILATDPNLEGEATATYLARMVKAMGLKVTRLASGLPVGGDLEYADEVTLGRAFEGRRLLDV, from the coding sequence GTGTACGAAGGCGTGGTCCAGGATCTGATCGACGAATTGGGCAGGCTGCCCGGCGTCGGTCCCAAGAGCGCGCAGCGCATCGCCTTCCACATCCTGCAGGCCGAGCCGGCCGACGTCCGCCGGCTGGCACATGCGCTGACCGAGGTGAAGGAGAAGGTCCGGTTCTGCGCGGTCTGCGGGAACGTCGCGCAGGAGGAGCACTGCCGGATCTGCGCCGACCCGCGGCGCGACCCCGCCGTGCTGTGCGTGGTCGAGGAGCCGAAGGACGTCGTGGCCATCGAGCGGACCCGTGAGTTCCGCGGGCGGTACCACGTGCTCGGCGGCGCGATCAGCCCCATCGAGGGCGTCGGCCCGGACGACCTGCGGATACGGGAGCTGCTCGCCCGGCTCGCGGACGGCGCCGTCACCGAACTGATCCTCGCCACCGACCCCAACCTCGAAGGCGAGGCCACGGCCACGTATCTGGCCCGCATGGTCAAGGCCATGGGCCTGAAGGTGACCCGGCTGGCCAGCGGCCTGCCCGTCGGCGGCGATCTGGAGTACGCGGACGAGGTCACTCTCGGCCGCGCCTTCGAAGGCAGGCGGTTGCTCGATGTCTGA